One Candidatus Sulfurimonas baltica DNA segment encodes these proteins:
- the queC gene encoding 7-cyano-7-deazaguanine synthase QueC has product MNSKIKKSVCVMSGGMDSTLSAYMMKNSGYEIIAIHFNYDQRTQTKELECFHKICDKLNVLEKYVLDLDFFKQLGASALTDKNIEVPTGGVEEGIPVTYVPFRNGIFLSMAAAIAEKEGAEVISIGVVEEDSSGYPDCRESYIKSMQQSINLGTKDETNLKIEMPLVHLQKFQIVQKSLELHVPLELTWSCYKNDTQACGVCDSCRLRLNGFNVAGVKDPIDYE; this is encoded by the coding sequence ATGAACTCAAAAATTAAAAAATCTGTCTGTGTGATGAGCGGCGGCATGGACTCAACGCTCAGTGCATATATGATGAAAAACAGTGGATACGAAATTATTGCAATACATTTCAACTATGATCAAAGAACACAAACAAAAGAGCTTGAGTGTTTTCATAAAATATGCGATAAGTTAAATGTTTTAGAAAAATATGTTTTAGACCTAGATTTCTTTAAACAACTAGGTGCTTCGGCTTTAACGGATAAAAATATAGAGGTTCCAACCGGTGGAGTAGAAGAGGGTATTCCTGTCACTTACGTCCCTTTTAGAAACGGTATATTTTTAAGTATGGCAGCAGCTATAGCGGAAAAAGAGGGTGCAGAAGTAATAAGCATAGGCGTAGTTGAAGAGGATAGCAGTGGATATCCTGATTGTAGAGAGTCTTATATCAAAAGTATGCAACAGAGTATTAATCTAGGGACAAAAGATGAAACGAATTTAAAGATTGAAATGCCACTTGTTCATCTGCAAAAATTCCAAATTGTTCAAAAATCATTAGAGCTACATGTACCGCTAGAACTTACTTGGAGCTGCTACAAAAATGACACGCAGGCATGTGGAGTTTGTGATAGTTGCAGACTACGACTAAATGGCTTCAATGTAGCTGGAGTAAAAGATCCAATTGATTACGAATGA
- the ybeY gene encoding rRNA maturation RNase YbeY — MIDLDNKTSLEINIDALEAIAQSLTDKEIELIITDNKEIKELNKIHRNIDKDTDVLSFPYEYMPMCPLGSIVISSLHVEDKAKELGHKESDELALLFIHGLLHLLGFDHEVDNGEMREKEAELIEEFNLPKSLIIRTQG; from the coding sequence ATGATTGATTTAGATAACAAAACCTCACTTGAAATTAATATTGATGCCTTAGAGGCTATAGCTCAATCTCTTACAGACAAAGAGATTGAGTTAATAATTACAGATAACAAAGAGATTAAAGAGTTAAATAAGATTCATCGCAATATTGACAAAGATACTGATGTTTTAAGTTTTCCGTATGAGTATATGCCGATGTGTCCACTTGGAAGTATTGTTATATCATCTTTACATGTTGAAGATAAGGCTAAAGAGCTGGGTCACAAAGAGAGTGACGAACTAGCCTTGTTGTTTATTCATGGACTGCTTCATCTACTTGGCTTTGATCACGAAGTTGATAATGGAGAGATGAGAGAAAAAGAAGCTGAGTTGATTGAAGAATTTAATCTACCAAAAAGTTTAATAATAAGAACACAAGGATAG
- a CDS encoding calcium/sodium antiporter, protein MDFIIFIAAMSALIYGADFIIKESERIALHFNISHFVIGATLIAFGTSLPEMAASMMASSAGKSDMAVANVVGSVIFNITLVLGLVFFIAKKMSPARNLFAQDSAWVVIPVVLFFIMIQDGIISRFDGLLYLLVMVSYLIFLFSDSKEDLESGIDEELAKEKFNWNKTIILLTIGFVLTIGGANFVIESGTSIARDFGISEWIIGLFLIALGTSLPELVVSLVAIKKGNAEMSIGNIIGSNVANFSMVIGGASLLNPLIIDLASTEFDMFIMAAASLTLVFILANKLYNKAGAIFLLAILAIFIQNAVV, encoded by the coding sequence ATGGATTTTATAATTTTTATTGCTGCAATGTCAGCTCTTATCTACGGTGCAGATTTCATAATAAAAGAGTCTGAAAGAATTGCTCTTCACTTTAATATATCACACTTTGTCATTGGTGCTACGCTAATAGCTTTTGGAACATCCCTGCCAGAGATGGCAGCATCTATGATGGCATCATCCGCAGGCAAGAGTGATATGGCTGTTGCAAATGTTGTCGGAAGTGTTATCTTTAACATTACACTAGTTTTAGGATTAGTATTTTTTATAGCAAAAAAAATGTCTCCAGCAAGAAACTTATTTGCACAAGACAGTGCGTGGGTAGTTATTCCTGTGGTTCTATTTTTTATAATGATTCAAGACGGCATAATAAGTAGATTTGACGGTTTACTATATCTTTTAGTAATGGTCTCTTATCTTATCTTCTTATTTAGTGATTCTAAAGAAGATTTAGAGAGTGGAATAGATGAAGAATTAGCTAAAGAGAAGTTTAACTGGAATAAAACAATCATTTTACTAACTATTGGGTTTGTTCTTACAATTGGCGGTGCAAATTTCGTTATTGAGAGTGGAACAAGTATAGCAAGAGATTTTGGTATCAGTGAGTGGATTATAGGACTTTTTCTTATAGCTTTAGGTACATCTTTGCCTGAACTTGTGGTATCTTTAGTTGCCATAAAAAAAGGTAATGCAGAGATGAGCATAGGAAATATTATAGGCTCAAATGTAGCAAATTTTTCCATGGTTATAGGCGGAGCCTCTTTACTTAATCCATTAATTATAGATTTAGCCTCTACTGAATTTGATATGTTTATTATGGCTGCAGCTTCTTTAACACTTGTGTTTATCTTAGCAAATAAACTTTATAATAAAGCTGGAGCAATCTTTTTGCTTGCGATTTTGGCTATTTTTATACAAAATGCAGTTGTATAG
- the mrdA gene encoding penicillin-binding protein 2 yields MKIKFILFLFSIVWLAIIIRVFFLSVESNTYYEQLSYNNTVKIEEIAPVRGEIVDKNNKAIAINKLGFKIQLSPHLRSKKNINQFNNEIDILTKLLPSLDRNKIIKNYKKVDSYYNHNYIDIVQFVSYEEIMPVYSILNLRENISIIPAPKRFYPYKEIGSHIVGYVSRANKRDIKDDNLIELIGYTGKTGIENYYNTYLQGLAGKREIKVNANNQEVEELSNKEAIEDRKVILNVDIELQKYISSLFVNQSGAVIVMGVDGAILSASSFPEYDLNTFVNGVSIETWNKLSNSIEKPFTNKLIHGLYPPGSTIKTGLGLIYITTDVSPYWSVDCVASMPLGKRIFRCWKKDGHRKTDLKKAIRESCDDYFYKGSIQVGIKKMSEGLNRYGLGKKTGVDLPNEFIGTVPSREWKRKKYNQPWYIGETVNTSIGQGDFLVTPMQMAQFTALMATSKLPRPYIAKKVGDNEIKPDLEDVLTEKELKRLPTIQKAMYEVCNYPSGTATNYLSSKVKIAGKTGTAQVVGILQDIDKRELEHEMEYYTRSHAWFTSYGPYTNPQYVVLVMVEHGGHGGAAAGTIVSNIYNKLLELEYIK; encoded by the coding sequence ATGAAAATAAAGTTCATCCTTTTTCTATTTTCCATTGTATGGCTAGCTATTATCATAAGAGTTTTCTTTTTGTCGGTAGAATCAAATACATATTATGAACAGCTCTCATACAACAATACTGTTAAAATAGAAGAAATAGCCCCTGTTAGAGGAGAAATAGTAGATAAAAACAATAAAGCAATTGCCATAAACAAGCTTGGTTTTAAAATACAACTATCTCCGCATCTCAGATCAAAGAAAAATATTAATCAGTTTAACAATGAAATAGATATATTAACAAAACTATTACCAAGCCTAGACAGAAACAAAATTATAAAAAACTATAAAAAGGTTGATTCATATTACAATCATAACTATATTGACATAGTTCAATTCGTATCTTATGAAGAGATTATGCCCGTTTATTCAATACTAAACTTAAGAGAAAACATAAGTATAATTCCAGCTCCAAAAAGATTTTATCCATATAAAGAGATTGGTTCACATATAGTCGGTTATGTTTCTCGCGCAAACAAGAGAGATATTAAAGATGACAACCTTATAGAACTTATCGGATACACTGGTAAAACAGGTATTGAAAATTATTACAATACCTATCTTCAAGGACTAGCAGGCAAAAGAGAAATCAAGGTAAATGCTAATAACCAAGAGGTTGAAGAGCTTTCAAACAAAGAGGCTATTGAAGACAGAAAAGTAATTCTAAACGTAGATATTGAATTGCAAAAATATATATCATCTCTTTTTGTAAATCAGTCTGGTGCAGTAATTGTTATGGGCGTAGACGGAGCAATACTCTCTGCTAGTAGTTTTCCTGAGTATGACTTAAATACATTTGTTAATGGTGTATCTATTGAGACTTGGAATAAGCTTTCAAATTCCATTGAAAAACCATTTACAAACAAGTTAATACATGGTCTTTATCCCCCAGGTTCAACTATTAAAACCGGACTAGGTCTAATTTACATAACAACAGATGTCAGCCCTTACTGGAGTGTAGATTGTGTTGCGTCTATGCCTCTTGGCAAAAGGATATTTAGATGCTGGAAAAAAGATGGACACAGAAAAACAGACCTTAAAAAAGCCATCAGAGAGAGTTGTGATGACTATTTCTACAAAGGAAGCATTCAAGTAGGCATTAAAAAAATGAGTGAAGGGTTAAACAGATATGGGCTTGGTAAAAAAACAGGAGTTGATCTGCCAAATGAATTTATTGGCACTGTTCCATCACGTGAGTGGAAAAGAAAAAAATACAATCAACCATGGTACATTGGTGAAACTGTAAATACATCAATAGGGCAAGGTGACTTTCTAGTTACACCTATGCAAATGGCTCAATTTACAGCTTTGATGGCAACTTCAAAACTTCCGCGACCATACATTGCAAAAAAAGTTGGAGATAATGAAATTAAGCCAGACTTAGAAGATGTTTTAACGGAAAAAGAGTTAAAAAGACTACCAACTATTCAAAAAGCTATGTATGAAGTTTGTAATTATCCATCAGGTACTGCCACAAACTACTTGAGTTCAAAAGTTAAGATTGCAGGAAAAACAGGGACTGCACAGGTTGTTGGTATCTTACAAGATATTGACAAGAGAGAGCTTGAGCATGAAATGGAATACTATACACGCTCTCACGCCTGGTTTACATCTTACGGACCGTATACAAACCCTCAGTATGTTGTTTTAGTTATGGTTGAACACGGTGGACATGGTGGTGCCGCAGCTGGTACAATAGTCTCAAACATATATAATAAGCTTTTAGAGTTGGAATATATTAAGTAG
- a CDS encoding N-acetyltransferase — MKIELTKARLSDIENMQKLVSPEVESGIILIRSSDEIATNIRSYILARDDSGELVGFCALHIHASSLAEIRSLIVKEDKRGKGVGESLVLKALDEAKALGLQKVLSLTYKQSFFEKLGFVEIPKESIPEHKIWADCIKCKHFPVCNEVSLIKTL, encoded by the coding sequence ATGAAGATTGAGCTTACAAAGGCAAGACTTAGCGATATTGAAAATATGCAAAAGCTTGTCTCCCCTGAAGTTGAATCTGGCATTATACTTATTAGAAGCTCCGATGAGATAGCTACAAACATAAGATCATATATACTTGCAAGAGATGATAGTGGTGAGCTTGTAGGTTTTTGTGCCCTTCATATTCACGCTTCTTCACTGGCAGAAATCAGATCATTAATAGTAAAAGAGGATAAAAGAGGCAAGGGGGTTGGTGAAAGTCTAGTGCTTAAAGCCTTAGACGAAGCTAAGGCACTTGGTCTACAAAAAGTTCTTAGTTTAACTTACAAGCAATCGTTTTTTGAAAAGCTTGGGTTTGTAGAAATTCCTAAAGAGTCTATCCCAGAGCATAAAATTTGGGCTGACTGTATTAAATGTAAACACTTTCCGGTATGCAACGAAGTATCTCTGATAAAAACTCTATAG
- the yihA gene encoding ribosome biogenesis GTP-binding protein YihA/YsxC — translation MIEIVDAKFVTSAPNIMAAPDTIEQDEVVFMARSNVGKSSLLNALTNHKGLAKVSSTPGKTRLINYFDVTFINRENSEKSLAKFVDLPGFGYAKVSKSIKSDWEKNLTDYISKREQIKLFIHLVDCRHPFLDIDKSVSDFLLEHSNETQHIMQIFTKIDKLNQKEQNALRRDFPEAVMVSSSKKRGLEKVVKIIYDILNEDIKEDIHED, via the coding sequence ATGATTGAGATAGTTGATGCAAAGTTTGTTACTTCAGCCCCAAATATAATGGCTGCTCCAGATACAATTGAGCAGGATGAAGTTGTTTTTATGGCTCGCTCTAATGTTGGTAAAAGTTCACTTTTAAATGCCCTTACAAATCATAAAGGCTTAGCCAAAGTCTCATCTACTCCCGGTAAGACAAGATTAATTAACTATTTTGATGTTACTTTCATAAATAGAGAAAATTCTGAAAAATCTTTAGCAAAATTTGTAGATTTACCAGGCTTTGGATATGCTAAAGTTTCAAAATCTATAAAAAGCGATTGGGAAAAAAATTTAACAGACTATATTTCCAAAAGAGAGCAGATAAAACTTTTTATTCACCTAGTAGATTGCAGACACCCATTTTTAGATATTGACAAATCAGTTAGTGACTTTTTACTTGAACACTCCAATGAAACGCAACACATAATGCAGATTTTCACAAAGATTGATAAGCTCAATCAAAAAGAGCAAAATGCTCTTAGACGTGATTTTCCTGAAGCTGTGATGGTTTCAAGCTCAAAGAAAAGAGGATTAGAAAAAGTAGTTAAAATTATATATGATATTTTAAATGAAGATATAAAAGAAGATATACATGAAGATTGA
- the lptA gene encoding lipopolysaccharide transport periplasmic protein LptA, producing the protein MKQILILTIFLTLTLSSEELQVKAKLFNADQKTGISVFEGDVNVIKGSDELNASKVTIYTDEKQQPTKFIAEGNASFSVKTLDGNLYRGKAQKVIFFPQKKEYHFYKNVYLLQVNEKKEIIGEEVVLKTIEGKAYAKGAEKEPVIMIFNIPEKKEKND; encoded by the coding sequence ATGAAACAAATATTAATTTTAACAATTTTCTTAACATTAACACTATCATCAGAAGAGTTACAGGTAAAAGCAAAACTTTTTAATGCTGATCAGAAAACAGGCATATCTGTGTTTGAGGGTGATGTGAATGTTATAAAGGGAAGTGATGAGCTAAATGCGTCAAAAGTTACCATTTATACAGATGAAAAACAACAGCCTACAAAGTTTATAGCTGAAGGAAATGCTTCATTTAGCGTAAAAACACTCGATGGTAATTTATATAGAGGCAAAGCACAAAAAGTTATATTTTTCCCACAAAAAAAAGAGTATCACTTCTATAAAAATGTTTATTTGCTTCAGGTAAATGAGAAAAAAGAGATTATAGGTGAGGAAGTTGTTTTGAAAACAATAGAGGGTAAAGCCTACGCAAAAGGGGCTGAAAAAGAGCCTGTTATAATGATATTTAATATTCCGGAAAAAAAGGAAAAGAATGATTGA
- the lptC gene encoding LPS export ABC transporter periplasmic protein LptC: MNLNIFFIIISSGLLMIYFLFKPLIIKEQKFTDVALFNIFSFTMYELNNKGLITLMNGTEATRYSNRYTIKHIDYTDNSKNYIANMKSKNGIYKNDIVTLDGDVIYYREDGLTFETQKAVYNKKTSIAQADGKYILYQNSDSVVGTQLKYNNLLQQASSKDVTAKYQLIEEQK; this comes from the coding sequence AATGATATATTTTCTTTTTAAACCTCTTATTATTAAAGAGCAAAAATTTACAGACGTGGCTCTGTTTAATATATTTTCATTTACTATGTATGAATTAAATAATAAAGGCTTAATAACCCTTATGAATGGCACGGAAGCAACAAGATACTCAAATAGATATACAATAAAACATATAGACTACACGGATAACTCTAAAAACTATATAGCTAATATGAAATCTAAAAATGGCATATATAAAAATGATATAGTTACATTAGACGGTGATGTTATATACTATAGAGAAGATGGATTGACTTTTGAAACACAAAAAGCAGTCTACAATAAAAAAACAAGCATAGCTCAAGCAGATGGAAAATATATACTCTATCAGAACTCCGACAGTGTTGTTGGAACACAACTAAAATACAACAATCTTTTACAGCAGGCTAGCTCTAAAGATGTTACAGCAAAATATCAACTCATAGAGGAACAAAAATGA